In Wolbachia endosymbiont of Spodoptera picta, a single window of DNA contains:
- a CDS encoding phage portal protein produces the protein MLLKSFKQLFSKPKIKSSAWDAAGSGRRFFHFQPELGSINNLLSQSLETLRSRSRDMVRKNPYAANIIDTIVSNSIGTGIKPQSKARDGEFRKKVQELWLRWTDEADSNGVSDFYGLQALVCRSMIEGGECFIRLRTRKLEDRFSVPLQLQVLESEHLDNKTNQTLGNGNVIRNGIEFNRLGQREAYYLFKEHPGESMFGESVRVPANDVLHIYRPLRPGQIRGEPWLSNILLKLYELDQYDDAELVRKKTAAMFAGFITRLDPEANIMGESESNEQGVALSGLEPGTMQLLDPGEDIKFSEPSDVGGSYEAFIRQQLRAIAIGTGITYEQLTGDLTGVNYSSIRAGLIEFRRRCTMLQHNIMVFQFCRPVWDRWLELALLSGELDIGEEWTKGKEGAKKEVKWIPQGFDWVDPLKDQQAQQMAVRNGFKSRAEVVSEMGYDVEEIDQEIAEDQRRASELGLSFDSDVTANQEVI, from the coding sequence ATGCTACTCAAATCATTCAAACAACTATTTAGTAAGCCAAAAATCAAAAGCTCAGCCTGGGATGCAGCAGGATCAGGAAGAAGATTTTTTCACTTTCAACCAGAGTTAGGAAGTATAAACAATTTGCTGTCTCAAAGCCTTGAAACTTTACGTAGTAGATCACGTGATATGGTGAGAAAAAATCCTTACGCTGCAAATATAATTGATACGATAGTAAGTAACTCTATTGGAACAGGAATAAAACCGCAATCAAAAGCAAGAGATGGAGAATTTCGAAAGAAAGTACAAGAATTATGGCTAAGATGGACAGATGAAGCAGATAGTAACGGAGTAAGTGATTTTTATGGATTACAAGCTCTAGTATGCAGAAGTATGATAGAGGGAGGAGAATGTTTTATACGTTTAAGAACGAGAAAGCTAGAGGATAGATTTTCTGTACCATTACAACTACAAGTACTTGAGTCTGAACATTTAGATAATAAAACAAATCAAACTTTAGGAAATGGTAATGTAATAAGAAACGGGATTGAGTTTAACAGGCTTGGGCAAAGAGAAGCATACTACCTATTTAAAGAACACCCTGGTGAAAGTATGTTTGGAGAATCAGTGAGAGTGCCAGCAAATGATGTTTTACATATTTATAGACCATTAAGACCTGGGCAAATCAGAGGGGAGCCTTGGCTTTCTAATATACTGCTGAAGCTTTATGAGCTTGATCAATATGATGATGCAGAGCTGGTGAGAAAGAAAACTGCAGCAATGTTTGCTGGATTTATTACGAGACTCGATCCAGAAGCAAATATCATGGGAGAAAGTGAAAGTAATGAGCAAGGAGTGGCACTATCAGGTTTAGAGCCAGGAACAATGCAGCTTTTAGACCCAGGAGAAGACATAAAATTTTCAGAACCGTCAGATGTTGGAGGAAGTTATGAAGCGTTTATAAGACAGCAACTCAGGGCAATAGCGATTGGTACAGGGATAACATATGAGCAACTAACAGGAGATTTAACCGGTGTTAATTATTCATCAATTAGAGCAGGATTAATAGAGTTTCGTAGGAGATGTACAATGTTACAGCATAACATAATGGTATTTCAGTTTTGCCGTCCTGTATGGGATAGGTGGTTAGAGTTAGCACTACTTTCTGGAGAGCTAGACATAGGTGAAGAATGGACAAAGGGAAAAGAAGGAGCAAAAAAAGAAGTAAAATGGATACCACAGGGATTTGATTGGGTCGATCCGCTAAAAGATCAGCAAGCACAGCAAATGGCAGTAAGAAATGGATTCAAGAGTCGAGCGGAAGTAGTATCAGAAATGGGTTATGATGTAGAAGAAATTGACCAAGAAATAGCAGAAGATCAAAGACGTGCAAGTGAACTGGGCTTAAGTTTTGATTCTGACGTTACGGCCAATCAAGAGGTGATATGA
- a CDS encoding head-tail joining protein has translation MQKNIKRLFKDCFAHLGELALYESKNKAYMVQVLKQEPDKLYEIGEGQFVEETLALEVSAFDVLKPIVGDVFVIGDRRYKVHSPPLRDKSGITWKIKASGV, from the coding sequence ATGCAGAAAAATATAAAGAGATTATTTAAAGATTGTTTTGCCCATTTAGGAGAGTTAGCTTTGTATGAGTCGAAAAATAAGGCGTACATGGTACAAGTATTAAAGCAAGAGCCAGATAAATTATACGAGATTGGTGAAGGGCAATTTGTGGAAGAAACTTTAGCGTTAGAAGTAAGTGCGTTTGATGTGTTAAAGCCAATAGTGGGAGATGTTTTTGTTATAGGTGATCGAAGATATAAAGTACACTCACCGCCACTTAGAGACAAGTCTGGAATAACGTGGAAAATAAAAGCGTCTGGGGTGTAA
- a CDS encoding ankyrin repeat domain-containing protein: MADNLSLELIKCLINQPGLDVNVRGLNGKTPLHCAIEFDELSMVDLLLTKKNINPFVEDNEGKTSLDYAKEGKKAEILQALINHKYGSEQDSLLHLAAMIGEINAVRYLIRKGIDVNVRNALHHTPLHLAAGIGHENVVKILVEEGSAEIDVFDARNQTPMHYAVNNKKLEIVKLLLELGADVNSARVGQNSMKLSPVHIAVSNTNYDERDLCLDILKCLIKEPNAQVNLQDYENRTPLHYAERLKTIEVLLTREDIDPLVKDDRGKTPFDYAKPEIKKALMSNKYGSEKNSLLHLAAQRGEIELVDAILKEEIDIDIVNNKGLSPIYLAAEKGHLHVVKLLLKKGANYTPVLHLAIKSNNLELLKVLFTEKNGALLCRDTVVNFPTLHNKYIAQREIADKRMKKHNNIICICITVSAVAMAAYIGLTATTISSTIIFATTTGILALIIAIMISEMSKRYIEKEFQKKMFMELEECSSTVNDVEIESIMNRCRQ, encoded by the coding sequence ATGGCTGATAACTTAAGTTTAGAGTTAATAAAATGCCTCATTAATCAACCTGGATTAGATGTTAATGTCAGAGGGTTAAACGGAAAAACTCCACTGCATTGCGCTATAGAGTTTGATGAATTAAGTATGGTAGATCTGTTACTCACGAAAAAGAACATTAATCCTTTTGTTGAGGACAATGAAGGCAAAACCTCCTTAGATTATGCCAAAGAAGGTAAAAAAGCAGAAATATTACAAGCATTAATCAATCACAAATACGGATCAGAACAAGATAGCTTACTTCATTTAGCTGCAATGATAGGTGAAATTAATGCAGTTAGATATTTGATCAGAAAAGGTATTGACGTTAATGTACGAAATGCTCTGCATCATACTCCATTACATCTAGCAGCAGGCATAGGACATGAAAATGTTGTCAAAATTTTAGTGGAAGAAGGAAGCGCTGAAATAGATGTCTTTGATGCACGAAATCAGACACCAATGCACTATGCAGTTAATAACAAGAAGTTGGAGATAGTAAAGTTATTACTGGAGCTAGGAGCAGATGTAAATAGCGCACGTGTAGGACAAAACTCGATGAAATTATCACCTGTGCATATAGCTGTAAGTAATACTAATTACGATGAAAGGGATTTATGTCTTGATATTCTCAAATGCTTAATAAAGGAGCCTAATGCTCAAGTCAATTTGCAGGACTACGAAAATAGAACACCTCTACATTACGCTGAAAGACTTAAAACAATAGAGGTCTTACTAACGCGAGAAGATATAGACCCTCTGGTAAAAGACGATAGGGGCAAGACACCATTTGATTACGCTAAACCTGAGATAAAGAAGGCTTTGATGAGTAATAAATACGGTTCTGAAAAGAATAGTCTACTCCATTTAGCTGCACAAAGAGGAGAAATTGAGCTTGTAGATGCAATCTTAAAGGAAGAAATTGATATTGATATTGTAAATAATAAAGGTTTATCACCTATTTACCTTGCTGCAGAAAAAGGACATTTACATGTAGTAAAATTACTACTGAAAAAAGGAGCAAACTATACACCTGTTTTGCACTTAGCAATCAAGTCAAATAATTTAGAGTTACTTAAAGTTTTATTTACTGAAAAAAATGGAGCGTTACTCTGCAGAGATACCGTTGTTAATTTTCCAACCCTTCATAATAAATATATAGCACAGAGAGAAATAGCAGATAAAAGGATGAAAAAACATAATAATATTATCTGCATCTGTATTACAGTTAGCGCAGTAGCAATGGCAGCATATATAGGTTTAACAGCAACAACAATAAGCAGTACAATCATTTTTGCAACAACAACAGGAATACTTGCGCTTATTATAGCAATAATGATAAGTGAGATGAGCAAAAGATACATAGAAAAGGAATTTCAGAAAAAGATGTTTATGGAACTGGAAGAGTGTAGTTCTACTGTTAATGATGTTGAGATAGAGTCAATTATGAATAGATGCAGACAATGA
- a CDS encoding PDDEXK nuclease domain-containing protein → MTKIIAKEYTEFLEQLKEQIAISRYKAARTVNKELLLLYHYIGTQILEKQKSQGWGSKVIEQLSRDLKAEFPEMKGFSTRNLKYMRQFAGEYQDIEFVQQLVAQLPWGHNIFLMDLVRDKEARLFYIKEAIEHGWSRNIMVMQIELGLHKRQGKAITNFKEKLPSPQSDLAHYTLKDPYIFDFLSIGKDAHEREVEKGLVGHMEKFLLELGEGFAFVGRQFHLDVGDEDFFVDLLFYHLKLRCFIVIELKDNKFKPEYAGKMNFYLSAVDDLLKHETDQPSVGLILCKSKNDVLVKYTLKDMTKPIGLAEYRITESLPENIKTALPTIEELEAELSKVSDKEK, encoded by the coding sequence ATGACAAAAATTATAGCAAAAGAATATACAGAATTTTTAGAGCAGCTGAAAGAACAGATTGCTATTAGTCGTTATAAAGCAGCAAGAACAGTAAATAAAGAGCTACTACTACTTTATCATTATATTGGAACACAGATTCTAGAAAAACAAAAGAGCCAAGGTTGGGGATCCAAAGTAATTGAGCAGTTAAGTAGAGACTTAAAGGCTGAGTTTCCAGAAATGAAAGGTTTTAGCACAAGAAATCTAAAATATATGAGGCAGTTTGCAGGGGAATATCAAGATATTGAATTTGTGCAACAACTTGTTGCCCAATTGCCATGGGGACATAATATATTTCTGATGGACTTAGTTCGGGACAAAGAAGCGAGGCTATTCTACATAAAAGAAGCTATAGAACATGGCTGGTCAAGAAACATCATGGTAATGCAGATTGAACTTGGGTTACATAAACGTCAAGGAAAGGCTATCACTAATTTTAAAGAGAAGTTACCTTCACCTCAATCAGATCTAGCGCATTACACGTTAAAAGATCCATATATTTTTGATTTTTTAAGTATAGGAAAGGATGCTCATGAAAGAGAAGTAGAAAAAGGTCTTGTAGGACATATGGAGAAGTTTTTGTTAGAACTTGGTGAAGGCTTTGCATTTGTAGGTAGACAATTTCATTTAGATGTTGGTGATGAAGACTTCTTTGTCGATCTATTATTCTACCATCTAAAATTACGTTGTTTTATAGTAATTGAATTGAAAGATAATAAGTTTAAACCAGAATACGCCGGTAAAATGAATTTCTACCTTTCAGCAGTAGATGACTTGCTAAAACACGAGACAGATCAACCATCTGTAGGGTTGATTTTATGTAAATCTAAAAATGATGTACTAGTAAAATACACTCTAAAAGATATGACAAAACCAATAGGACTAGCAGAATATCGAATAACTGAAAGTCTACCAGAGAATATAAAGACAGCTTTACCAACGATAGAGGAATTAGAAGCTGAGTTATCTAAAGTTTCAGATAAAGAGAAGTAA
- a CDS encoding head decoration protein codes for MSSITEQNNLGDLLKYEASSLYSRDQITVAKGQNLKLGTVVGRDKDNMIRIINPTATDGTQTAIGAIVSDVNATENAKAVIITRSAMLADYAVVWPANITKEQKNAAIKPLEARGIIVRKGV; via the coding sequence ATGAGTAGTATAACAGAACAAAATAATCTAGGTGACTTATTAAAGTATGAGGCATCAAGTCTATATTCAAGAGACCAAATAACGGTAGCAAAGGGTCAAAATCTGAAGCTAGGGACAGTTGTTGGTCGTGATAAAGACAACATGATTAGGATAATAAATCCAACTGCCACAGATGGCACACAAACAGCAATAGGTGCAATAGTAAGTGATGTAAATGCGACAGAAAATGCCAAAGCAGTAATTATTACTCGTAGTGCAATGCTAGCTGATTATGCAGTTGTATGGCCAGCAAATATCACTAAAGAGCAGAAAAATGCAGCAATAAAGCCACTTGAAGCACGAGGGATCATTGTCCGCAAGGGAGTTTAA
- a CDS encoding AAA family ATPase, with product MLEGMNVEEFILNNKSPYSSRKSKRIDTTVWTNIPPERKWVIKDWLPVGSVTALYGDGGVGKPLLAQQLMTDAAFGKPWLGIDLEKIKTYGVFCEDDEEELWRRQCAINEFYQSGMESSDFQDNVGLWSRAGHNNQLMVFNNKDTGQLTTYFQELLEDIESFQPKLVILDTAADLFGGNENDRSHVRQFIQGCCGRIAQAIKGAVLLLAHPSDAGIIRKTGTGGSTAWNNTVRSRWYLTRPDKANASPDERILSRKKSNYSQCNNGQMTLYWKNGAFVHDNSVLNSEPIIRDQYSKKLDLERMRKHEVILSLIRSSAYQGNIYTAGQFAKRFEGEEGLGSERNIRERINNLATLGQIKFFRNAAGYGTNSKYGFLCVQDMEFKVSVGDKVEHKLIKPTHYYLQANGAVLPIKDLDILW from the coding sequence GTGCTAGAAGGAATGAACGTTGAAGAATTTATCCTTAACAACAAAAGCCCTTATTCTTCAAGAAAGTCAAAAAGAATTGATACTACAGTTTGGACCAATATCCCTCCAGAAAGAAAGTGGGTTATTAAGGATTGGCTCCCTGTAGGAAGTGTTACAGCTCTTTATGGTGATGGTGGTGTTGGAAAACCTCTCCTTGCTCAACAATTAATGACAGACGCTGCTTTTGGTAAACCTTGGCTTGGAATAGATCTGGAAAAAATAAAGACATATGGTGTGTTCTGTGAAGATGATGAAGAAGAACTTTGGCGTCGGCAATGCGCAATAAATGAATTTTATCAATCAGGTATGGAATCTTCTGATTTTCAGGATAATGTTGGCTTATGGTCACGAGCAGGGCACAATAATCAACTTATGGTTTTTAATAACAAAGATACTGGTCAATTAACTACGTACTTTCAAGAGTTACTTGAGGATATTGAATCGTTTCAGCCGAAGCTTGTGATATTAGATACAGCAGCAGACCTATTTGGAGGAAATGAAAACGACCGTTCTCATGTGAGACAATTTATTCAAGGTTGTTGTGGTCGAATAGCTCAAGCAATAAAAGGAGCTGTTTTATTACTTGCCCACCCTTCTGATGCGGGAATAATACGTAAAACTGGCACAGGCGGTTCAACAGCATGGAATAATACAGTAAGGTCTCGTTGGTATTTGACTAGACCAGATAAAGCTAATGCTTCTCCTGATGAGAGAATTTTATCGCGCAAAAAATCTAACTATTCGCAGTGCAATAACGGGCAAATGACACTTTACTGGAAAAATGGGGCATTTGTACATGACAATTCAGTTTTAAATTCAGAACCAATAATCAGAGATCAATATAGTAAAAAGTTGGATTTAGAACGGATGAGAAAACATGAGGTTATCTTGAGTTTAATTCGCAGTAGCGCATATCAAGGTAATATTTATACTGCTGGACAATTTGCAAAGCGTTTTGAAGGAGAAGAGGGTCTTGGCAGTGAGCGCAATATTAGAGAAAGAATAAATAATCTTGCAACTCTTGGACAGATTAAATTCTTTCGTAATGCTGCAGGATATGGGACCAATTCTAAATATGGATTTCTTTGTGTGCAGGATATGGAATTTAAAGTTTCAGTAGGAGATAAAGTAGAGCACAAGTTAATAAAGCCAACACATTACTATCTACAAGCAAATGGTGCGGTCTTGCCTATTAAAGATTTAGATATTTTGTGGTAA
- a CDS encoding major capsid protein: MQNPFTNTAFSMTALTNAMNILPINYGRVGNLNLFPSRSVRFRHITIEEHNGVLSLLPTQLPGAPATVGKRGKRKVRTFTIPHIPHDDVVLPEEVQGIRAFGSESELKALADVVTDHLQLMRNKHAITLEHLRMGALKGIILDADGSELLNLYNKFEITPKVVNFALGTATTDVKRKCLEVLRHIEDNLSGEYMTGIHALVSPEFFDALTSHAKVKEAYERWQEGAALRNDMRSGFTFCGITFEEYRGQATDPEGTVRRFIEKDTGHCFPLGTASTFTTYFAPADFNETVNTLGQPLYAKQEPRRFDRGTDLHTQSNPLPMCHRPAVLAKIVTT; the protein is encoded by the coding sequence ATGCAAAATCCATTTACAAATACAGCATTTAGCATGACGGCACTAACAAATGCGATGAATATATTGCCGATAAATTATGGACGTGTTGGAAATTTAAATTTATTTCCAAGTAGATCAGTAAGATTTAGACATATTACGATAGAAGAACACAACGGAGTGTTAAGTTTACTACCAACGCAGTTACCCGGAGCACCAGCAACAGTAGGAAAAAGAGGGAAAAGAAAAGTAAGAACATTTACGATTCCACATATTCCTCATGATGATGTAGTGTTACCAGAAGAAGTACAGGGAATAAGAGCATTTGGATCAGAGAGTGAACTGAAAGCGCTGGCAGACGTAGTAACTGACCATTTACAGCTAATGAGAAACAAACATGCAATAACATTAGAGCATTTGCGAATGGGAGCGCTGAAGGGAATAATTTTAGATGCTGATGGGTCAGAATTATTAAATCTGTACAACAAATTTGAAATAACACCAAAAGTAGTAAATTTTGCCCTTGGAACAGCAACAACTGATGTAAAACGTAAGTGTCTGGAAGTACTCCGGCATATAGAAGATAACCTAAGTGGTGAATATATGACTGGAATTCATGCCTTGGTAAGCCCTGAGTTTTTTGATGCATTAACTTCTCATGCTAAAGTAAAAGAAGCATATGAAAGATGGCAAGAAGGAGCAGCACTTCGAAATGATATGAGGTCAGGATTTACGTTCTGTGGCATAACATTTGAGGAATATAGAGGGCAAGCAACTGACCCTGAAGGAACCGTAAGAAGATTTATTGAGAAAGATACAGGTCACTGTTTTCCACTAGGAACAGCAAGCACATTTACAACATATTTTGCACCAGCAGATTTTAATGAAACGGTAAACACACTAGGACAACCGCTTTATGCAAAACAAGAGCCAAGAAGATTTGATAGAGGGACCGATTTACATACGCAGTCAAATCCTCTGCCAATGTGCCATCGTCCGGCCGTTTTAGCGAAAATAGTAACAACATAG
- a CDS encoding NTP transferase domain-containing protein — MIILAAGKSSRMNSEYSKALHQVGNLTLLEHVISNAKLLSLKSLSIVVNNSLLKDLEKFDTLKSIIDQYNIKLIIQEDITGTGTAVKIALENLEDLSDQDIVLIQYGDTPFISSDTVMKMTDCLKYNNLVLLGFNSQDEQYGRLVIDNYGNVQKILKNGDKMLLANSGIIVSYAKDLFTLVKEIKFNNSTNEYCLNDIVPIAANNNLGVGYVVSDEREAMGVNNKEDLIKAEHYFQERRQPTFLS, encoded by the coding sequence TTGATAATATTAGCAGCAGGAAAGAGCAGTAGAATGAATTCTGAATATTCAAAAGCGTTGCACCAAGTGGGAAATCTTACTCTTTTAGAACATGTAATTTCTAATGCAAAATTGCTGAGTCTAAAAAGCTTATCAATTGTTGTTAACAACTCCCTTCTAAAAGATTTAGAAAAGTTTGATACCCTAAAAAGTATAATCGATCAATACAATATAAAACTAATAATTCAAGAAGATATTACAGGTACTGGCACTGCAGTTAAAATTGCTCTAGAAAATCTGGAGGACTTATCTGATCAAGACATAGTTTTAATACAGTATGGAGACACTCCCTTTATATCTAGTGATACAGTTATGAAAATGACTGATTGTTTAAAGTATAATAATTTAGTTCTTCTTGGATTCAATAGTCAAGATGAACAATATGGAAGATTAGTAATTGATAATTACGGAAATGTTCAAAAAATCCTAAAAAATGGAGATAAAATGCTTCTTGCAAACTCTGGAATAATAGTTTCATATGCTAAAGATCTTTTTACCTTAGTAAAAGAAATAAAATTTAATAATTCGACCAATGAATATTGTCTTAATGATATAGTGCCCATTGCAGCAAACAATAACTTGGGTGTAGGTTATGTAGTTTCTGATGAAAGAGAAGCAATGGGAGTAAATAATAAGGAGGATTTGATTAAAGCCGAACACTATTTTCAAGAAAGAAGGCAGCCAACTTTTCTTTCATAA
- the ltrA gene encoding group II intron reverse transcriptase/maturase, protein MQGKLNQIAVRAKQDKRVKFTSLVHLINEENLAECYKELKRNKACGIDRVTVEAYGENLEEKLRMLVDSMKRKQYRPQPVKRVYIPKIGSKEKRGLGIPSTEEKLVQVMLKKILENIYEANFMDSSYGFRPGRNCHQAINVLDKAVMHKPINYIVEVDIKKFFDNVQHKWLMNCLRERIADPNLLWLIKRFLKAGIVEVGCYKATDQGTPQGGIVSPVLANIYLHYVLDLWFEKKFKPKARGYIQLIRFCDDFVVGCEREEDAKEFLELLKQRLSKFGLEIAENKTKIVKFGKKEWYQAEREKRRTASFNFLGFTHYCGKSRNGKLMMKQKTSKISLARKIKEIKEWLKMVRSRICLKDWWQKLKAKLTGHYSYFGVSGNYRCLIQFNRLATKLAFKWINRRSQKKSIDWEQFIHYLKVNPLPKPKVYVSLYTGALV, encoded by the coding sequence ATGCAAGGAAAACTAAACCAGATAGCAGTAAGGGCTAAGCAAGATAAGCGAGTAAAATTTACATCGCTAGTTCATTTGATTAATGAAGAGAATCTTGCAGAGTGTTACAAGGAACTAAAACGCAACAAGGCTTGCGGTATAGATCGTGTGACAGTGGAAGCTTATGGAGAAAATCTAGAAGAGAAACTTAGAATGCTAGTGGATAGTATGAAGAGAAAGCAATACCGACCGCAACCAGTGAAAAGGGTATACATACCCAAAATTGGAAGCAAGGAAAAACGCGGTCTCGGAATACCATCAACAGAAGAAAAGTTGGTACAGGTAATGCTAAAGAAGATATTAGAAAATATTTATGAAGCAAACTTTATGGACAGCTCGTATGGATTTCGACCAGGAAGAAATTGTCATCAGGCGATAAACGTTCTAGATAAAGCAGTTATGCACAAACCAATTAACTATATTGTAGAAGTGGATATCAAGAAGTTCTTTGATAATGTTCAACATAAATGGCTAATGAATTGTCTAAGGGAACGAATAGCTGACCCAAATTTATTGTGGTTAATAAAACGATTTCTAAAGGCAGGAATAGTCGAAGTTGGATGTTATAAAGCAACCGATCAAGGCACACCACAAGGTGGTATAGTAAGCCCTGTATTAGCTAATATATACTTACACTATGTGCTGGACTTATGGTTTGAAAAGAAATTTAAGCCAAAAGCCAGAGGATATATACAGCTAATAAGGTTTTGCGACGATTTTGTAGTTGGCTGCGAGAGGGAAGAAGACGCAAAAGAATTTCTAGAATTACTGAAACAAAGACTAAGTAAATTTGGATTGGAAATAGCTGAAAATAAAACAAAAATAGTAAAGTTTGGTAAGAAAGAATGGTATCAAGCAGAAAGAGAGAAACGTAGGACGGCTAGCTTCAACTTTCTAGGATTTACACATTATTGTGGAAAAAGTCGTAATGGTAAACTTATGATGAAGCAGAAAACTTCAAAAATAAGCCTAGCTAGAAAGATTAAAGAAATCAAAGAGTGGTTGAAGATGGTACGAAGTCGTATCTGCCTCAAAGATTGGTGGCAGAAACTTAAAGCCAAACTAACAGGACACTATAGCTACTTCGGAGTTAGCGGAAATTATCGGTGTTTGATTCAATTCAATCGACTGGCAACAAAGTTAGCATTTAAGTGGATAAACCGACGTAGTCAAAAGAAAAGTATCGATTGGGAACAATTTATACACTATTTAAAAGTAAATCCATTACCAAAACCAAAGGTATATGTTTCTTTATACACAGGAGCACTAGTGTGA
- a CDS encoding S49 family peptidase has product MKQQWLNRCVMVEPRSFELLSLQTGKQPIFKNIKHAVGNSERGIIPIHGILTKKSETFDDILGMTSYNQIEAQITQAIEDSDIETILLDIDSPGGEVNGVFDLADFIYSARGKKRIIAIANDDAYSAAYAIASSAEKIFLTRTSGVGSIGVIASHIDQSGFDEKCGIKYTTVFAGSRKNDLNPHEPITSESLENLKSEVNRLYEMLVELIARNRNLSVEAIKNTEAGLYFGENAVEIGLADGITILSEFKSINKNRSITMNEQTITDLETNNLTKYRTEVLELVRLCNLSRMPEKIGEFIEQGVSVEQAREVLMELLAERTKKTEILSAIPQNSGEELMMQVAKSRRHLKYITKGEKQNE; this is encoded by the coding sequence ATGAAACAACAATGGCTAAACAGATGTGTAATGGTAGAACCAAGGAGTTTTGAATTACTGTCACTACAAACAGGAAAGCAGCCTATCTTTAAAAATATAAAACATGCAGTAGGAAATAGTGAAAGAGGAATAATACCGATACATGGAATCTTGACAAAAAAGTCAGAAACTTTTGATGATATTTTGGGAATGACTTCCTATAATCAAATAGAAGCACAAATTACACAAGCAATAGAAGATAGTGATATAGAAACAATCCTGTTGGATATAGACAGTCCAGGAGGAGAAGTAAATGGAGTGTTTGACCTTGCTGATTTTATTTACAGTGCAAGAGGAAAAAAGAGGATAATAGCGATAGCAAATGATGATGCATATTCTGCAGCGTACGCTATAGCTTCTAGTGCTGAAAAGATTTTTCTCACCCGCACTTCAGGAGTTGGGAGTATAGGAGTAATAGCAAGTCATATAGATCAAAGTGGATTTGATGAAAAATGTGGAATAAAATATACCACAGTGTTTGCAGGAAGTAGAAAAAATGATTTAAATCCACATGAGCCAATAACTTCTGAGAGTTTAGAAAATCTAAAAAGCGAAGTGAATCGTTTATATGAAATGCTGGTTGAGCTAATAGCACGGAATAGAAACCTCTCTGTAGAGGCAATAAAAAATACTGAAGCAGGGCTTTATTTTGGTGAAAATGCAGTAGAGATAGGTCTTGCAGATGGAATTACAATTCTTTCAGAGTTTAAATCTATTAATAAAAACAGGAGTATTACTATGAACGAGCAAACTATAACTGACCTAGAAACTAATAATTTAACTAAGTATCGTACTGAAGTTCTTGAATTAGTACGTTTATGTAACTTATCACGAATGCCAGAGAAAATAGGAGAATTTATTGAGCAGGGCGTAAGTGTTGAGCAAGCAAGGGAGGTTTTAATGGAATTACTTGCAGAAAGAACGAAAAAGACAGAGATACTGAGTGCAATACCACAGAATTCAGGAGAAGAGTTGATGATGCAGGTAGCGAAAAGTCGTAGGCATTTAAAATATATAACAAAAGGAGAAAAGCAAAATGAGTAG